From the Streptomyces sp. Tu 2975 genome, one window contains:
- a CDS encoding sodium-dependent transporter → MTEQPREQWSSRTGFLLAAIGSAVGLGNIWRFPAIAYENGGGAFLLPYLVALLTAGIPLLIMEYTIGRKYRMSPPVALRRMARPAETIGWWQVVISFVIATYYAVIIAWAVRYMGFSVGQQWGDDPEAFLFGDFLRAPETPGFMDGFVSGVLWPLLAVWVVVLVILAFGIRNGIELANKIFIPLLGVLFAALVIRALTLDGAADGLDALFTPNWSELGNGSVWVAAYGQIFFSLSIGFGIMVTYASYLGRRSDLTGSAMVAGFANSSFEILAGIGVFATLGHLAAAAGVGVHEVATAGIGLAFVAFPAVISEMPLGGLFGVLFFGSLVIAGLTSLISIVQVVVSAVQDRTGMGRLPAVFGVGGLIALVSILLFPTESGIFLLDASDHFINQYGIALAALVALVVIVWVLRQLPSLQQNANATSAIRLGVWWRICLGVVTPIVLGWMMVDSLRAEFDENYEGYSTGFLLSAGWSVAVGALLIGVILAFLPWPAGGENPDLDMEAPAERKDH, encoded by the coding sequence CTGACAGAGCAACCCCGTGAACAATGGTCGAGCCGCACCGGATTCTTGCTTGCCGCGATCGGTTCGGCCGTCGGACTCGGCAATATCTGGCGATTCCCGGCCATCGCCTACGAGAACGGCGGCGGCGCCTTCCTGCTGCCGTACCTGGTGGCCCTGCTCACCGCGGGGATTCCCCTGCTGATCATGGAGTACACGATCGGGCGGAAGTACCGGATGTCGCCGCCCGTCGCCCTGCGGCGGATGGCCCGGCCCGCCGAGACCATCGGATGGTGGCAGGTCGTCATCTCGTTCGTGATCGCCACCTACTACGCCGTCATCATCGCCTGGGCCGTGCGGTACATGGGCTTCTCCGTCGGGCAGCAGTGGGGTGACGACCCGGAGGCGTTCCTCTTCGGGGACTTCCTCCGGGCTCCGGAGACGCCTGGTTTCATGGACGGTTTCGTGTCCGGTGTGCTGTGGCCGCTCCTCGCCGTGTGGGTGGTCGTGCTGGTCATCCTGGCGTTCGGCATCCGGAACGGCATCGAACTGGCCAACAAGATCTTCATCCCGCTGCTCGGGGTCCTGTTCGCGGCGCTGGTGATCCGCGCGCTCACGCTGGACGGCGCGGCCGACGGGCTCGACGCTCTCTTCACCCCGAACTGGTCCGAACTCGGCAACGGCAGCGTCTGGGTCGCCGCGTACGGGCAGATCTTCTTCTCGCTGTCGATCGGCTTCGGCATCATGGTCACCTACGCGTCGTACCTGGGCCGCCGGTCCGACCTGACCGGGTCGGCGATGGTCGCGGGCTTCGCCAACAGCTCGTTCGAGATCCTCGCGGGTATCGGCGTGTTCGCCACCCTCGGCCATCTGGCGGCCGCTGCCGGCGTGGGGGTCCACGAGGTCGCCACCGCGGGCATCGGGCTGGCGTTCGTCGCCTTCCCGGCCGTGATCTCGGAGATGCCGCTCGGCGGCCTCTTCGGCGTGCTGTTCTTCGGGTCGCTGGTGATCGCGGGACTCACCTCACTGATCTCCATCGTGCAGGTGGTGGTCTCCGCCGTGCAGGACCGCACCGGAATGGGCCGACTGCCGGCCGTGTTCGGGGTCGGCGGCCTGATCGCGCTGGTCTCGATCCTGCTCTTCCCGACCGAGTCCGGAATCTTCCTGCTCGACGCCTCCGACCACTTCATCAACCAGTACGGCATCGCGCTGGCCGCGCTGGTCGCGCTCGTCGTCATCGTCTGGGTGCTGCGACAGCTCCCGTCGCTCCAGCAGAACGCGAACGCGACCTCGGCCATCCGGCTCGGCGTCTGGTGGCGGATCTGTCTCGGGGTCGTCACGCCCATCGTGCTCGGCTGGATGATGGTCGACAGCCTGCGGGCGGAGTTCGATGAGAACTACGAGGGCTACTCGACCGGCTTCCTGCTCTCCGCGGGCTGGAGCGTCGCCGTCGGAGCGCTTCTCATCGGAGTGATCCTCGCGTTCCTGCCCTGGCCGGCCGGCGGGGAGAACCCGGATCTCGACATGGAAGCGCCCGCCGAACGGAAGGACCACTGA
- the lpdA gene encoding dihydrolipoyl dehydrogenase, translating to MANDASTVFDLVILGGGSGGYAAALRGAQLGLDVALIEKNKLGGTCLHNGCIPTKALLHAGEIADQAREADQFGVKTSFEGIDIAGVHKYKDEVVSGLYKGLQGLVASRKVTYIEGEGRLSSPTSVDVNGRRVQGRHVLLATGSVPKSLPGLDIDGNRIISSDHALVLDRVPKSAIILGGGVIGVEFASAWKSFGTDVTVVEGLKHLVPVEDENSSKLLERAFRKRGIKFNLGTFFEKAEYTQDGVRVTLADGKTFEAEVLLVAIGRGPVSQGLGYEEQGVAMDRGYVLVDEYMQTNVPTVSAVGDLVPTLQLAHVGFAEGILVAERLAGLKTVPIDYDGVPRVTYCHPEVASVGITEAKAKEIYGADKVVALKYNLAGNGKSKILKTAGEIKLVQVKDGAVVGVHMVGDRMGEQVGEAQLIYNWEALPAEVAQLIHAHPTQNEALGEAHLALAGKPLHSHD from the coding sequence GAGCTCAGCTGGGCCTGGACGTCGCACTGATCGAAAAGAACAAGCTCGGCGGCACCTGCCTGCACAACGGCTGCATCCCCACGAAGGCTCTGCTGCACGCCGGCGAGATCGCGGACCAGGCTCGTGAAGCCGACCAGTTCGGTGTCAAGACCTCTTTCGAGGGCATCGACATCGCCGGCGTTCACAAGTACAAGGACGAGGTCGTCTCGGGCCTCTACAAGGGTCTGCAGGGTCTGGTCGCCTCCCGCAAGGTGACCTACATCGAGGGTGAGGGCCGGCTGTCCTCCCCCACCTCCGTCGACGTGAACGGCCGCCGCGTGCAGGGCCGCCACGTCCTCCTGGCGACCGGCTCCGTGCCGAAGTCCCTGCCGGGTCTGGACATCGACGGCAACCGCATCATCTCCTCGGACCACGCGCTGGTCCTGGACCGCGTGCCGAAGTCCGCGATCATCCTGGGCGGCGGCGTCATCGGCGTCGAGTTCGCCTCCGCGTGGAAGTCGTTCGGCACCGACGTCACCGTCGTCGAGGGCCTCAAGCACCTCGTGCCGGTCGAGGACGAGAACAGCTCGAAGCTGCTCGAGCGTGCCTTCCGCAAGCGCGGCATCAAGTTCAACCTGGGCACCTTCTTCGAGAAGGCCGAGTACACCCAGGACGGCGTGCGCGTCACCCTCGCCGACGGCAAGACCTTCGAGGCCGAGGTCCTCCTGGTCGCCATCGGCCGCGGCCCCGTTTCCCAGGGTCTCGGTTACGAGGAGCAGGGCGTCGCGATGGACCGCGGCTACGTCCTGGTCGACGAGTACATGCAGACCAACGTGCCCACCGTCTCCGCGGTCGGTGACCTGGTCCCGACCCTCCAGCTCGCGCACGTCGGCTTCGCCGAGGGCATCCTGGTGGCGGAGCGGCTGGCCGGTCTGAAGACCGTCCCGATCGACTACGACGGCGTGCCGCGGGTGACGTACTGCCACCCGGAGGTCGCCTCCGTCGGTATCACCGAGGCCAAGGCCAAGGAGATCTACGGTGCGGACAAGGTCGTCGCCCTGAAGTACAACCTGGCGGGCAACGGCAAGAGCAAGATCCTGAAGACCGCGGGCGAGATCAAGCTCGTCCAGGTCAAGGACGGTGCCGTGGTCGGCGTCCACATGGTCGGTGACCGTATGGGCGAGCAGGTCGGTGAAGCTCAGCTGATCTACAACTGGGAGGCTCTGCCGGCCGAGGTCGCGCAGCTCATCCACGCGCACCCGACGCAGAACGAGGCGCTCGGCGAGGCCCACCTGGCCCTGGCCGGCAAGCCGCTGCACTCCCACGACTAG
- a CDS encoding DUF4240 domain-containing protein gives MDETEFWEIIDSTREAAEGDPEEHAELLVERLLQLDPDSVLDFARHFEARYNRAYHWDLWGAAAVLLGGASDDAFDYFRCWLIGQGRETFESAVHEPDALAELLDDFDEDIDGDGEELGYAADEAYEQLTGADAPDLGIPVQSAEPAGTPFDLDDDAVLAERFPRLWERFGSD, from the coding sequence ATGGACGAGACGGAGTTCTGGGAGATCATCGACAGCACCCGCGAGGCCGCCGAGGGCGACCCCGAGGAACACGCGGAGCTGCTCGTCGAACGGCTGCTGCAGCTCGACCCCGACTCCGTGCTGGACTTCGCACGGCACTTCGAGGCCCGCTACAACCGCGCCTACCACTGGGACCTGTGGGGCGCGGCGGCCGTCCTGCTCGGCGGGGCGAGCGACGACGCTTTCGACTACTTCCGCTGCTGGCTCATCGGACAGGGCCGGGAGACCTTCGAGAGCGCGGTGCACGAACCGGACGCCCTGGCCGAGCTGCTGGACGATTTCGACGAGGACATCGACGGCGACGGCGAGGAACTGGGCTACGCCGCCGACGAGGCGTACGAGCAGCTGACCGGCGCCGACGCGCCCGACCTGGGGATCCCCGTGCAGTCGGCGGAGCCGGCCGGCACGCCCTTCGACCTCGACGACGACGCGGTGCTCGCCGAACGCTTCCCGCGGCTCTGGGAGCGGTTCGGCAGCGACTGA
- a CDS encoding GntR family transcriptional regulator, producing MTIPVVHSLRDQIREHIVEGIVSGRWKPGERIVERRIATELEVSQTPVREALRELESLRLIESAPNKGVRVRNLTAADLEESYPVRAGLEQIAAELAAVRLAEDCATLEPHVAALYEADRTGDSAGQVRHTVAFHRELVRAAGNGVLLHTWEGLGIEVFTALSIRWLGTVQKSYAEEHQDLVEAFRRRDPEIGSLVKAHVLGCAPRA from the coding sequence ATGACCATCCCCGTCGTCCACTCGCTGCGCGATCAGATCCGCGAGCACATCGTGGAGGGGATCGTCAGCGGGCGCTGGAAGCCGGGGGAACGGATCGTCGAGCGCCGGATCGCCACCGAACTCGAGGTCTCCCAGACGCCGGTGCGTGAGGCGCTGCGCGAACTGGAGTCACTGCGGCTGATCGAGTCGGCGCCCAACAAGGGCGTACGGGTGCGGAATCTGACCGCGGCGGACCTGGAGGAGAGCTACCCGGTCCGGGCGGGTTTGGAGCAGATCGCGGCCGAACTGGCCGCGGTGCGCCTCGCGGAGGACTGCGCGACGCTGGAGCCGCACGTGGCGGCGCTGTACGAGGCGGACCGGACCGGCGACTCTGCGGGGCAGGTACGCCACACCGTGGCCTTCCACCGGGAGTTGGTCAGGGCGGCGGGCAACGGCGTCCTTCTGCACACCTGGGAAGGGCTGGGGATCGAGGTCTTCACGGCACTGTCGATCCGCTGGCTGGGCACGGTGCAGAAGTCGTACGCGGAGGAGCACCAGGACCTGGTGGAGGCCTTCCGCCGACGTGACCCGGAGATCGGCTCACTGGTGAAGGCGCACGTCCTCGGCTGCGCCCCGCGCGCGTAG
- a CDS encoding methionine/alanine import family NSS transporter small subunit, with protein MSASAIVMMVIAIVIVWGGLIAAILRLRKHPHETDPTPPGTHAAE; from the coding sequence ATGTCCGCCAGCGCCATCGTCATGATGGTCATCGCCATCGTCATCGTCTGGGGTGGACTGATCGCCGCCATTCTCCGGCTGCGCAAGCACCCGCACGAGACGGATCCGACGCCCCCCGGCACGCACGCGGCCGAATGA
- a CDS encoding MerR family transcriptional regulator has translation MFTIGDFARHGRVSARMLRHYDAVGLLRPEHTDPFSGYRYYSAAQLATLNRVIALKDLGFTLQQVRQILDEKVTTEELRGMLRLREAELREAMAAAAAGLAQVEARLRSIESEGRMPTQDVMIKSTPAVRVAELSAVAASYAPEHIGPVIGPMYDELFSRLKAAGVTPAGPGIAFYEDAPDGDGIVVHAGCAVSAETRPGTDIEITELPAVERAATIVHRGPMDTIMPTEQNLARWIDAGGHRSAGYAREVYLECPPDKEKWVTELQVPLAPAAR, from the coding sequence ATGTTCACCATCGGAGACTTCGCCAGGCACGGCCGTGTGTCGGCCCGCATGCTGCGTCACTACGACGCGGTCGGGCTGCTGCGTCCCGAGCACACCGACCCTTTCAGCGGCTACCGCTACTACTCCGCGGCCCAGCTCGCCACGCTCAACCGCGTCATCGCCCTCAAGGACCTCGGCTTCACGCTTCAGCAGGTGCGGCAGATCCTCGATGAGAAGGTGACCACGGAGGAGCTGCGCGGGATGCTCAGGCTGCGGGAGGCGGAACTGCGGGAGGCGATGGCCGCGGCGGCCGCCGGGCTGGCGCAGGTCGAGGCGAGGCTCCGGTCGATCGAGAGCGAGGGTCGTATGCCCACCCAGGACGTCATGATCAAGAGCACCCCGGCGGTCCGCGTCGCCGAACTGTCCGCCGTCGCCGCCAGTTACGCCCCCGAGCACATCGGCCCCGTGATCGGCCCGATGTACGACGAGCTGTTCTCCCGGCTGAAGGCCGCCGGTGTCACGCCGGCCGGACCCGGCATCGCCTTCTACGAGGACGCGCCGGACGGCGACGGCATCGTGGTGCACGCCGGGTGCGCCGTCTCCGCGGAGACACGGCCGGGAACGGACATCGAGATCACCGAACTCCCCGCCGTGGAGCGGGCGGCGACGATCGTGCACCGCGGCCCCATGGACACGATCATGCCCACCGAGCAGAACCTGGCCCGCTGGATCGACGCCGGCGGCCACCGCTCGGCCGGCTACGCCCGCGAGGTGTACCTGGAGTGCCCGCCCGACAAGGAGAAGTGGGTGACGGAGCTCCAGGTACCGCTTGCCCCCGCTGCGCGATGA
- the sucB gene encoding 2-oxoglutarate dehydrogenase, E2 component, dihydrolipoamide succinyltransferase — MAVSVTLPALGESVTEGTVTRWLKAEGERVEADEPLLEVSTDKVDTEIPAPASGVLASIKVAEDETVEVGAELAVIDDGSGAPAAAPAPAAAEAAAPAPAPAEAPAPAQEAPQAAPSTEAAAPAPAPTAEAAAGGGSAEGTDVVLPALGESVTEGTVTRWLKEVGEEVTEDEPLLEVSTDKVDTEIPAPASGVLLEIVVAEDETAEVGAKLAVIGAKGAAPAAAPAPAAAPAPAPAAPAQAPAPAAPAPEPAPAPAAAPAPAPAAPAPAPAQAPAAPAAPAPAPAQAPAAPAAPAAPAAVEASDAYVTPLVRKLAAENGVDLGSVKGTGVGGRIRKQDVITAAEAAKAAAQAPAAAAAPAAAKAPKLEASPLRGQTVKMTRMRKVIGDNMMKALHDQAQLTSVVEVDITKLMKLRARAKDSFAAREGVKLSPMPFFVKAAAQALKAHPVVNARINEAEGTITYFDSENIGIAVDSEKGLMTPVIKGAGDLNLAGIAKKTAELAGAVRASKITPDDLAGATFTISNTGSRGALFDTIIVPPNQVAILGIGATVRRPVVVNHPDLGETIAIRDMTYVALSYDHRLVDGADAARYLTAVKQILEAGEFEVELGL, encoded by the coding sequence ATGGCGGTTTCCGTAACCCTTCCGGCGCTCGGTGAGAGCGTCACCGAGGGCACTGTCACCCGCTGGCTGAAGGCCGAGGGAGAGCGCGTCGAGGCCGACGAGCCGCTGCTCGAGGTGTCGACCGACAAGGTCGACACCGAGATCCCCGCCCCTGCCTCCGGTGTCCTCGCGTCCATCAAGGTCGCCGAGGACGAGACCGTAGAGGTCGGCGCCGAGCTGGCCGTCATCGACGACGGCAGCGGCGCCCCCGCTGCCGCCCCGGCCCCCGCCGCTGCCGAGGCCGCGGCTCCCGCCCCGGCTCCGGCCGAGGCGCCCGCGCCCGCCCAGGAGGCGCCGCAGGCCGCGCCGTCCACCGAGGCTGCCGCCCCGGCTCCCGCCCCGACCGCGGAGGCCGCAGCCGGCGGTGGCTCCGCCGAAGGCACCGACGTGGTCCTCCCGGCGCTCGGCGAGAGCGTCACCGAGGGCACCGTGACCCGCTGGCTGAAGGAGGTCGGCGAGGAGGTCACCGAGGACGAGCCGCTGCTCGAGGTCTCCACCGACAAGGTCGACACCGAGATCCCGGCCCCGGCTTCCGGCGTGCTGCTGGAGATCGTGGTCGCGGAGGACGAGACGGCGGAGGTCGGCGCCAAGCTGGCCGTCATCGGTGCGAAGGGTGCGGCTCCGGCCGCCGCCCCCGCCCCGGCCGCTGCTCCGGCCCCCGCGCCGGCGGCCCCCGCCCAGGCTCCCGCGCCCGCCGCTCCGGCCCCCGAGCCGGCTCCGGCACCCGCGGCCGCCCCGGCACCGGCTCCGGCCGCGCCGGCTCCCGCGCCGGCCCAGGCCCCGGCGGCTCCCGCCGCCCCGGCTCCCGCGCCGGCCCAGGCCCCGGCGGCTCCTGCCGCCCCGGCCGCGCCCGCCGCCGTCGAGGCGAGCGACGCGTACGTGACCCCGCTGGTCCGCAAGCTCGCCGCCGAGAACGGCGTCGACCTCGGTTCGGTCAAGGGCACCGGCGTCGGTGGCCGTATCCGTAAGCAGGACGTCATCACCGCCGCGGAGGCCGCCAAGGCCGCCGCGCAGGCGCCCGCCGCCGCTGCCGCCCCGGCCGCGGCCAAGGCCCCGAAGCTCGAGGCGTCCCCGCTGCGCGGCCAGACGGTCAAGATGACCCGCATGCGCAAGGTCATCGGCGACAACATGATGAAGGCGCTGCACGACCAGGCGCAGCTGACCTCGGTCGTCGAGGTCGACATCACCAAGCTGATGAAGCTGCGTGCCCGTGCGAAGGACTCGTTCGCGGCCCGTGAGGGCGTCAAGCTCTCCCCGATGCCGTTCTTCGTCAAGGCCGCCGCCCAGGCGCTGAAGGCCCACCCGGTCGTCAACGCCCGGATCAACGAGGCCGAGGGCACCATCACGTACTTCGACTCGGAGAACATCGGCATCGCCGTGGACTCCGAGAAGGGTCTGATGACGCCGGTCATCAAGGGTGCGGGCGACCTGAACCTCGCCGGTATCGCCAAGAAGACCGCCGAGCTCGCCGGCGCCGTGCGCGCCAGCAAGATCACTCCGGACGACCTCGCCGGTGCGACCTTCACGATCAGCAACACCGGCTCGCGTGGTGCGCTGTTCGACACGATCATCGTGCCGCCGAACCAGGTCGCCATCCTGGGCATCGGTGCCACGGTCCGCCGTCCGGTGGTCGTGAACCACCCGGACCTCGGTGAGACGATCGCGATCCGCGACATGACGTACGTCGCGCTCTCCTACGACCACCGTCTGGTGGACGGCGCCGACGCCGCCCGCTACCTGACGGCCGTCAAGCAGATCCTGGAGGCCGGTGAGTTCGAGGTCGAGCTCGGCCTCTGA
- a CDS encoding SDR family oxidoreductase: MTTTNKPLGGRIALVAGATRGAGRAMAVELGAAGATVYVTGRTTRTSVSEVGRPTETVEETAELVTAAGGEGIAVPTDHLDPEQVRALVRRVERDHGRLDVLVNDLWGGNFLLDFDTRMWDVDLERGLRMLDLGVKSHIITSSIALPLLVREPGGLVVEVTDGTAETNKGFRENFYYDLAKNGPIRMAFILGEELKSVGCTAVAVTPGFIRSEEMLDIFGLTEENWRDGIDKQKHWALSESPVYLARGVAALVADPERSRWNGLSLDSGRLAREYGVTDADGSRPDVWGYMLAEQAGGTPAVENYR, from the coding sequence ATGACGACGACGAACAAGCCGCTCGGCGGCAGGATCGCACTGGTAGCGGGCGCCACCCGGGGCGCGGGACGTGCCATGGCCGTGGAACTCGGCGCCGCGGGCGCGACCGTCTACGTGACCGGCCGGACCACGCGCACCAGCGTGAGCGAGGTCGGCCGCCCCACGGAGACCGTCGAGGAGACCGCCGAACTGGTCACGGCGGCCGGCGGCGAGGGCATCGCCGTGCCCACCGACCACCTCGACCCGGAGCAGGTGAGGGCACTGGTCCGGCGCGTCGAACGTGACCACGGACGGCTGGACGTGCTCGTCAACGACCTCTGGGGCGGAAACTTCCTGCTCGACTTCGACACCCGGATGTGGGACGTCGACCTGGAACGCGGGCTGCGGATGCTGGACCTGGGCGTGAAGAGCCACATCATCACCAGCAGCATCGCACTGCCCCTGCTGGTGCGTGAGCCGGGCGGCCTGGTCGTGGAGGTCACCGACGGCACGGCGGAGACCAACAAGGGGTTCCGCGAGAACTTCTACTACGACCTGGCCAAGAACGGCCCCATCCGGATGGCCTTCATCCTCGGCGAGGAACTGAAGAGCGTCGGCTGCACCGCCGTTGCCGTCACCCCCGGCTTCATCCGCTCCGAGGAGATGCTCGACATCTTCGGCCTCACGGAGGAGAACTGGCGCGACGGCATCGACAAGCAGAAGCACTGGGCCCTGTCCGAATCGCCCGTGTACCTCGCCAGAGGCGTCGCGGCGCTCGTCGCCGACCCCGAGCGGTCCCGCTGGAACGGCCTGTCCCTCGACAGCGGCCGACTGGCAAGGGAGTACGGCGTGACGGACGCGGACGGCAGCCGGCCGGACGTCTGGGGCTACATGCTGGCCGAACAGGCGGGCGGCACACCGGCGGTGGAGAACTACCGGTAG
- the aceE gene encoding pyruvate dehydrogenase (acetyl-transferring), homodimeric type, with product MTDPVGKLPSELDQLPDRDAEETAEWAASLDAVAEHAGPHRAAYLMRRTLQHAEKAGVALPRLLETDYVNTIPTSAEPAFDGDEAMEARITAWNRWNAAAMVTRGAKHGVGGHIATFASAAWLYETGFNHFFRGKEGDGSGDQLYIQGHASPGIYARAFLDGRLTEDHLDNFRQEAGGKGLPSYPHPRRLPWLWEFPTVSMGLGPLSAIYQARFNRYLQGRGIKDTSNSHVWAFLGDGEMDEPESTAALALASREQLDNLTFVINCNLQRLDGPVRANFKIVQELEAQFRGAGWNVVKSLWGSAWDEVFQLDTTGALVRRLREVPDAQFQTYATRDVAYIREHFFGAEPALVELGKLLTDAKIAECFHTSRGGHEARKVYAAYRAALAHKGAPTVILAQTVKGHTLGKGFESKNANHQMKKLTIDEFKGMRDLLGLPIADSAFDSGVVPYGHPGADSPEVRYLQERRAALGGPAPARRVHASAPLPQPEERAFKALHKGSGKQEMATTMAFVRLVKDLMRDKQTGRRWVPIVPDEARTFGMESLFPSAGIYSPMGQTYEPVDRDQLMYYKEAKDGQILNEGITEAGAMADFIAAATSYSTHGETMIPFYIFYSMFGWQRTGDQMWQLADQLGKGFIVGATAGRTTLTGEGLQHADGHSHLIAATNPASLNYDPAFAYEIAVIVKDGLRRMYGENPEDVFYYLTVYNEPKPQPAMPEGVEEGIVKGLYRFKEGAAGADAPRLQLLASGTAIHWALEAQRLLADDWNVAADVWSATSWGELRRDALEADAALLRGEQRTPYVTQALEGAPGPVLAVSDWMRQVPDQISQWVEQDWSSLGTDGFGLSDTRDAARRHFGVDAQSITVAALAQLVKRGEVPASAVKEARERYGL from the coding sequence ATGACCGACCCCGTAGGCAAGCTTCCGAGCGAGCTCGACCAGCTCCCGGACCGCGACGCCGAGGAAACCGCCGAGTGGGCGGCGTCCCTCGACGCCGTCGCGGAGCACGCAGGCCCGCACCGCGCCGCGTATCTGATGCGCCGCACGCTCCAGCACGCCGAGAAGGCCGGTGTGGCCCTGCCCCGCCTGCTGGAGACGGACTACGTCAACACCATCCCGACCTCCGCCGAGCCCGCCTTCGACGGCGACGAGGCGATGGAAGCCCGGATCACCGCCTGGAACCGCTGGAACGCCGCGGCCATGGTGACCCGGGGCGCCAAGCACGGCGTCGGCGGCCACATCGCCACCTTCGCCTCCGCGGCCTGGCTCTACGAGACCGGCTTCAACCACTTCTTCCGCGGCAAGGAGGGGGACGGCTCCGGCGACCAGCTCTACATCCAGGGCCACGCCTCCCCCGGCATCTACGCCCGCGCCTTCCTCGACGGCCGCCTCACCGAGGACCACCTCGACAACTTCCGCCAGGAGGCCGGCGGCAAGGGCCTCCCCTCGTACCCGCACCCCCGCCGGCTGCCCTGGCTGTGGGAGTTCCCCACCGTCTCCATGGGCCTCGGCCCGCTGTCCGCGATCTACCAGGCGCGGTTCAACCGCTACCTCCAGGGACGCGGCATCAAGGACACCTCGAACTCCCACGTCTGGGCGTTCCTCGGTGACGGCGAGATGGACGAGCCCGAGTCGACCGCGGCACTCGCCCTCGCCTCCCGTGAGCAGCTGGACAACCTGACCTTCGTGATCAACTGCAACCTGCAGCGTCTCGACGGCCCGGTCCGCGCCAACTTCAAGATCGTGCAGGAGCTGGAGGCCCAGTTCCGCGGCGCCGGCTGGAACGTCGTCAAGTCGCTGTGGGGCTCCGCCTGGGACGAGGTGTTCCAGCTCGACACCACGGGCGCCCTGGTGCGCCGGCTGCGCGAGGTCCCGGACGCGCAGTTCCAGACGTACGCGACCCGCGACGTGGCCTACATCCGTGAGCACTTCTTCGGTGCGGAACCCGCGCTCGTCGAGCTCGGGAAGCTCCTCACCGACGCCAAGATCGCCGAGTGCTTCCACACCTCCCGCGGTGGCCACGAGGCCCGCAAGGTGTACGCGGCGTACCGCGCGGCGCTCGCCCACAAGGGTGCGCCGACCGTGATCCTCGCCCAGACGGTGAAGGGCCACACCCTCGGCAAGGGCTTCGAGTCCAAGAACGCCAACCACCAGATGAAGAAGCTGACGATCGACGAGTTCAAGGGCATGCGTGACCTGCTCGGGCTCCCGATCGCGGACAGCGCCTTCGACAGCGGTGTCGTGCCCTACGGCCACCCAGGCGCCGACTCCCCCGAGGTCCGCTACCTCCAGGAACGCCGCGCGGCCCTCGGAGGCCCCGCCCCGGCCCGCCGGGTGCACGCCTCAGCGCCGCTGCCCCAGCCGGAGGAGCGCGCGTTCAAGGCGCTGCACAAGGGCTCCGGCAAGCAGGAGATGGCCACGACCATGGCCTTCGTCCGCCTGGTCAAGGACCTGATGCGGGACAAGCAGACGGGCCGCCGCTGGGTGCCGATCGTCCCGGACGAGGCCCGCACCTTCGGTATGGAGTCGCTGTTCCCCTCCGCCGGCATCTACTCGCCGATGGGCCAGACGTACGAGCCGGTCGACCGCGACCAGCTGATGTACTACAAGGAGGCCAAGGACGGCCAGATCCTCAACGAGGGGATCACCGAGGCCGGCGCCATGGCCGACTTCATCGCCGCCGCCACGTCGTACTCGACGCACGGCGAGACGATGATCCCGTTCTACATCTTCTACTCGATGTTCGGCTGGCAGCGGACCGGCGACCAGATGTGGCAGCTCGCCGACCAGCTCGGCAAGGGCTTCATCGTCGGCGCCACCGCGGGCCGCACCACGCTGACCGGTGAGGGCCTCCAGCACGCGGACGGCCACTCGCACCTGATCGCCGCCACCAACCCGGCGTCGCTCAACTACGACCCGGCGTTCGCGTACGAGATCGCGGTGATCGTCAAGGACGGCCTGCGCCGGATGTACGGCGAGAATCCTGAGGACGTCTTCTACTACCTCACGGTCTACAACGAGCCCAAGCCGCAGCCCGCCATGCCGGAGGGCGTCGAAGAGGGCATCGTCAAGGGCCTGTACCGCTTCAAGGAGGGCGCTGCCGGCGCGGACGCGCCGCGGCTTCAACTGCTCGCCTCCGGTACGGCGATCCACTGGGCGCTCGAGGCCCAGCGGCTCCTGGCGGACGACTGGAACGTGGCCGCCGACGTCTGGTCCGCGACCTCGTGGGGCGAACTGCGCCGCGACGCGCTCGAGGCCGACGCGGCCCTGCTCCGCGGCGAGCAGCGCACCCCGTACGTCACCCAGGCCCTGGAGGGCGCGCCCGGCCCGGTGCTGGCGGTCTCCGACTGGATGCGGCAGGTGCCGGACCAGATCAGCCAGTGGGTGGAGCAGGACTGGTCCTCGCTCGGCACGGACGGCTTCGGCCTGTCGGACACGCGTGACGCGGCCCGCCGCCACTTCGGTGTCGACGCGCAGTCGATCACGGTCGCGGCCCTGGCCCAGCTGGTGAAGCGCGGTGAGGTCCCCGCCTCGGCCGTGAAGGAGGCACGCGAGCGCTACGGCCTGTAG